The following are from one region of the Ornithorhynchus anatinus isolate Pmale09 chromosome X1, mOrnAna1.pri.v4, whole genome shotgun sequence genome:
- the LOC114806425 gene encoding uncharacterized protein LOC114806425: MAFHASKLKDNTKLNPAADLKEEDLSKPTYFSDRAIYESKELDNEAEELEHEAEDVDLKSEELDHKTEKLDHKAKELDHEAKELDRCTEELEHCAQDLGHHAQDLGHRSQELGHYSQELDIDTQELDVDPEDLDVYTEEMGSETLLLDPESEGLVLEAEKVDRETEEVDHKAEEVDHKTQELERAAEELDPKPEDLGPESEDLRDYLGREGGLLSDQAVLVPCTLAISVAFPEVTATKQKNLLAVEKKKSYLK, encoded by the exons ATGGCATTTCATGCATCAAAATTAAAAGATAATACCAAACTCAATCCTGCAGCAGATTTGAAGGAAGAAGATTTGTCTAAGCCTACGTATTTCTCCGACAGAGCCATTTATGAAAGCAAAGAACTGGACAATGAAGCCGAAGAGCTGGAGCATGAGGCCGAAGACGTGGACCTTAAGTCCGAAGAGCTGGACCATAAGACCGAAAAGCTGGACCATAAGGCCAAAGAGCTGGACCATGAAGCCAAAGAGTTGGACCGTTGCACCGAAGAGCTGGAACATTGTGCCCAAGACTTGGGTCATCATGCCCAAGACCTGGGTCATCGCTCCCAAGAGCTGGGTCATTACTCCCAAGAGCTGGACATTGACACCCAAGAGCTGGATGTTGACCCCGAGGACCTGGATGTTTACACCGAAGAGATGGGCTCTGAGACCCTACTGCTGGACCCTGAGTCTGAGGGGTTGGTCCTTGAGGCTGAGAAGGTGGACCGTGAGACAGAAGAGGTGGACCATAAGGCAGAAGAAGTGGACCATAAGACCCAAGAACTGGAACGTGCAGCCGAAGAGCTGGACCCTAAGCCTGAAGACCTGGGCCCTGAATCTGAAGATCTAAGAGATTATCTTGGTAGGGAGGGTGGCTTGCTTTCTGACCAGGCCGTGTTGGTGCCCTGCACATTAGCCATCTCCGTGGCCTTCCCAGAGGTTACTG CTACGAAGCAAAAGAACCTGCttgcagtggaaaaaaaaaaaagctacctgAAGTAG
- the CFAP92 gene encoding uncharacterized protein KIAA1257 homolog: protein MLFPKVARLFFEPEVQKTMSTEQRRLSRLSLIVTTMKPWYENDHIWVSWNHTFKMSVTNAFLKKLLHHKITLKIWDSKDKLNPKVKRGRPRISEQLDEFDYVGVEYLVSKQRELLEQQQPKPSVVKTKDSNVFRRPGKFSRHPSAAESKAVSKEAKECANESTHPSSAKTVTSSTTKADDSIVTRKNVSRSLKIAEKKRMLYYKAKQRSYFRHSKLQKSIKEIKKRAVISQHSFST, encoded by the exons ATGCTCTTCCCCAAGGTGGCCAGATTGTTCTTTGAACCTGAAGTCCAG AAAACAATGAGCACAGAGCAGCGGAGGTTGAGCCGACTGTCATTGATTGTCACA ACTATGAAACCATGGTATGAAAATGATCATATATGGGTATCGTGGAACCATACTTTCAAGATGAGTGTTACAAATGCCTTTTTGAAAAAgctacttcatcacaaaataaCCCTAAAAATATGGGATTCCAAGGACAAACTTAATCCAAAGGTTAAGAGAGGTAGACCAAGAATTTCTGAACAGCTGGATGAATTTGACTATGTTG gaGTGGAATATTTAGTTTCGAAGCAAAGAGAACTTCTTGAACAGCAGCAGCCAAAGCCCAGCGTTGTTAAAACGAAAGATAGTAACGTATTCCGTCGGCCGGGTAAATTTTCAAGACACCCTAGTGCTG CAGAGAGCAAGGCTGTATCCAAGGAAGCTAAAGAATGTGCGAATGAATCAACTCATCCTTCCAGTGCCAAGACTGTTACATCCTCGACTACAAAGGCAGATGACTCAATAGTCACTCG TAAGAATGTTTCTAGAAGCTTAAAAATTGCTGAAAAGAAAAGGATGTTGTATTACAAGGCAAAACAGCGATCATATTTTAGGCATTCGAAGCTGCAGAAGTCAATTAAAGAGATTAAAAAGCGTGCAG TGATTTCCCAACACTCGTTTTCCACCTGA